The nucleotide window CCTGATAACGATGAGCGCGCTATCTTTTTTGCCAAAGGGGTTGTTGAAACTGTTAAGAAACTAAACTGGGTTCCAGATATTATTCATGTTCACGGCTGGATGGCTGCCATGCTGCCTGTTTATATGAAGCATTTCTATAAGAACGAAGCATTATTTTCGGATACAAAAATAGTTACCTCTGTTTTTAGTCAGTCTTTTGACGGAACATTGGATGCTGAAATGATTAATAAAGTTCGGTTTGACGGTATTCCCGATGAAGCAATTTTTGAATTGGAAGTGCCTAATTACGAGAATATTATAAAGACTACTATTCGTAATTCTGATGCGGTTATTATTGCTTCAGAAGGAGTTTCTCCAAGTTTAACAAAATTTATAGAATCCTCTAACAAACCTTTTCTACCTTTGAAACATAAAGACGAATTTTCGGTAGCATATACCGAATTTTACCAAAATATGTTGTTATAAACCAACCTTTTACGAATTAGTATGCTTAAAAATTCTTTTTTAAAAACAATTCCATTTCTTTTATTTGTAGTTCTTTTTTATTCTTGTGATAAAGAAATCAATGCGGTAGGTGCAGATCTTATCGGGGATAACTCTTTTGATATTGTCAAAAACGAGTATTCTGTTGTGTCATATAATCAAAAATTAGGTCCCATTCAATCCAATAATTTGGAAACCAATCCTTTTGGTGTTTATAATAATCCTTCATTTGGAACCACAAATGCTAATTTTGTCACTCAGCTTGCCTTAGTTACTGCTGCCCCTGTTTTTGATTTAACAACAGCCAAAATAAAAAGTGTCGTTTTGTCAATACCGTATTTCTTTGATAAGACTAAAACAGTTACTGATTCTAATGGAAACAATACTTATGTTTTGGATTCTATTTATGGTCCGGAAAAGGCAAAAATGAAATTGAGTGTTTACGAGTCGGGTTATTATATGAGGGATTTGGATCCTGATAGTCAGTTTTCTCAGGCTCAAAAATATTACACGAATCAATTTGCAGATTTTAATCAACTAAAAATCGGCTCCGCTTTAAATGACGATCCGAATATAGCTGAGAATTCAGAATTCTTTTTTGATCCTGCAGAACATGTTGTGACAACTACTGGTACTGATGGTAAAACTACTACAACTAGATCGGCACCTGCCATGCAGTTGAATTTGAATAAAGATTTTTTTATGTCAAAAGTATTAAAAGCTCCTACTGCAGCCTTGGCTACAGATGCCGCTTTTAAAGAATATTTCAGAGGGTTGTTTTTTAATATCGAAACTATTAATGGAAATCCTGGAGATTTGGCAATGATAAATTTTAGAGCCGGAAAAATAACTATTACTTATACCGAAACTGTCAATTCAGTCGATACTGAAAAAACTTTTGTACTGAATTTGACAGGTAATACAGTGAGTTTGCTTAATCAAAGTAATGATAATCAAAACTACATCAATGGAATTGCTAATGCTGATAAAGTAAAAGGTGATCCAAATTTGTATCTTAAAGGAGGTGAAGGTTCGATGTCTGTTTTGAAATTGTTTGGAGAAGACAAATACGGTGTAGATGGTGTGAGCGGAGCGCCGAATGGCGTTGCAGATCAGTTGGATATTCTTCGTAAAAATAAATATCTAATCAACGAAGCTGATTTAACTTTTAATCTGAATACGGATGCGATGGGTAATAGTTATGTGCCACAACGAATTTATTTGTATGATTTTAAAAACAATCAGATAATAATTGATTACCGTGAAACTTCAACGGTTTCTTCTAATACAAAAAATAATAAATATATTTTTGGAGGTATTCTTGTTAAGAAAAGTGATGCCGAAGGTGGAGGTTCTTCATATAAATTTAGAATAACAAATCACATTCGAAATCTTGTAAAATACGCCGATTCAACTAATGTGGATTTAGGTTTGGTTGTTACCGAAGATATTAATAAATCAAGTTTCTATTCCTTGAGAGATAAAACAGGTTTCCCTTTAAAAGCGCCGATGGCCTCAGTAATGAATCCGCTAGGAACAATTGTATTTGGGAATAATATTGCTATAGACGATAAAAATTATAATAAAAGACTGAAGTTCGAAATTTATTACACTAAAACTAATTAAAATTTTAACCCTCCCCCCTAAAATAAATAACCATGTGTGGAATTGTTGGATATATAGGTCATAGAGAAGCCTATCCTATAGTAATTAAAGGATTGAAGCGATTAGA belongs to Flavobacterium gilvum and includes:
- a CDS encoding glycogen/starch synthase — its product is MKDKRILYVSSEVVPYLAENEVSLMSYDVPKMINDQGGQIRIFMPRYGNINERRHQLHEVIRLSGMNLVVNDLDMPLIIKVASIPKERIQVYFIDNEEYFKRKATFADEEGVMYPDNDERAIFFAKGVVETVKKLNWVPDIIHVHGWMAAMLPVYMKHFYKNEALFSDTKIVTSVFSQSFDGTLDAEMINKVRFDGIPDEAIFELEVPNYENIIKTTIRNSDAVIIASEGVSPSLTKFIESSNKPFLPLKHKDEFSVAYTEFYQNMLL
- a CDS encoding DUF4270 domain-containing protein, with the protein product MLKNSFLKTIPFLLFVVLFYSCDKEINAVGADLIGDNSFDIVKNEYSVVSYNQKLGPIQSNNLETNPFGVYNNPSFGTTNANFVTQLALVTAAPVFDLTTAKIKSVVLSIPYFFDKTKTVTDSNGNNTYVLDSIYGPEKAKMKLSVYESGYYMRDLDPDSQFSQAQKYYTNQFADFNQLKIGSALNDDPNIAENSEFFFDPAEHVVTTTGTDGKTTTTRSAPAMQLNLNKDFFMSKVLKAPTAALATDAAFKEYFRGLFFNIETINGNPGDLAMINFRAGKITITYTETVNSVDTEKTFVLNLTGNTVSLLNQSNDNQNYINGIANADKVKGDPNLYLKGGEGSMSVLKLFGEDKYGVDGVSGAPNGVADQLDILRKNKYLINEADLTFNLNTDAMGNSYVPQRIYLYDFKNNQIIIDYRETSTVSSNTKNNKYIFGGILVKKSDAEGGGSSYKFRITNHIRNLVKYADSTNVDLGLVVTEDINKSSFYSLRDKTGFPLKAPMASVMNPLGTIVFGNNIAIDDKNYNKRLKFEIYYTKTN